The Thermococcus peptonophilus genomic sequence ACGTTGTAACCTTCTACCATGGCCGCGTTCCCGACTATTCTGGAGAGGGTCAAACCGCCCTGACCGCCGACACCGGTTATGATGAGGTTGAACTCCATTTCCACCACCGGGAAAAGTTTGAGAAGAAACATAAAAACCTAAGCTCAAAAAGGTTCGGTCAAACTATCAGTTTCTCGAATATCCTGAGCTTTTCCCTCTCCTTTAGCTTAATCCAGTCAAAGATCGAGCCCGAACTTTCTCTAAGCCTGAGCGTCTCAACGAGCTCCCGGTATTTTCCGCCGGCAATGCCGTTCGCTATTATCGCGCTCCCCTCAGCTGCCTCCTTCGCCCTTGCCCTGCTCTCGAGCTTAAGCACCTTCACTGAGAAGCCGTAGGCTTCAAAGGCGTTTTCAAGCGCCTCCTTAACGTCCCTGAAGAACTCTGGAATCCTCGAGAAACGGCCGCTCAGGTATATTGAGTCTGGTTTTACAGAGGGTAACAGGGCAAAGACGTCCTTGACTATGGCCTCTATCATCGCTTCGTAGCCTTTCCTCACTTCCTCGTCTTTCTTTGCCAGCCTAACGAACTCCTCGGGGGAGACGCTGAATGGGTCTATTCCAGCCACGTAGGCCGCCCCACCCTGGAAAAGCACCATCTTCCCGAAGTCCTCCAGGGCATTCGCCAGGGCATAGGCCAGCTCGCCGTCCATGAACCCCATCCCAAGGTAACCGGGGAATCCAGCGGTGCCCGCCATGCCGTCAACGATCTGGCCGTTCTTAACTGCCATGGCAGAAGTGTAGGCGAAGCCTATCTCGACCGCTATGAGGTTGGTCTCAGAATAGGGGACTCCCCTCCTCTCGGCCTCCCTAACTATGGCAAGGGCCGCTGTGAAGACCTTGTCAGCCGTTCCGAGGTCGATCCTGTTGGCCTTCCTCCACTCCGGAACCGTTGGGAGGTGAATGACTCCCGGAGTGAAGTAGATGTTTAGGTCTTCAGCTTCTCGCATCATGAGCATCAGTTCCCTGAGGCCAACTATCTTGAGCCTCCTCCTCACGTCGGCCTCCGTTATGAAAGTCGCCAGAGCTATCTCGGCATCGGTGGCTTCCCTGGCAGGTTTTAAGGGAATTC encodes the following:
- a CDS encoding DUF1464 family protein, coding for MVKAVGIDSGTKSMDIFGFDDETGEIIIDASVDRNRVTENPGIIIELLREVQDEYGKIDAIVGPCGYGIPLKPAREATDAEIALATFITEADVRRRLKIVGLRELMLMMREAEDLNIYFTPGVIHLPTVPEWRKANRIDLGTADKVFTAALAIVREAERRGVPYSETNLIAVEIGFAYTSAMAVKNGQIVDGMAGTAGFPGYLGMGFMDGELAYALANALEDFGKMVLFQGGAAYVAGIDPFSVSPEEFVRLAKKDEEVRKGYEAMIEAIVKDVFALLPSVKPDSIYLSGRFSRIPEFFRDVKEALENAFEAYGFSVKVLKLESRARAKEAAEGSAIIANGIAGGKYRELVETLRLRESSGSIFDWIKLKEREKLRIFEKLIV